AGACAATCAAAGTCAGAAAAGTAGCACTAATCAACCCACCGATTACCACAGTCGCTAAAGGTCTTTGTACTTCGGCACCTCCAGATTGTGAGAGTGCCATGGGTAGAAATCCCAACGAAGCTACAGCAGCTGTCATGATTACAGGCCGTAAACGTACGCTGACGCCCTTGTAAATCCGATCAATAATGTCCGTTACACCATCCTTTTTCAGATGATTAAATTCACCTATTAAGACTATACCGTTCAAAACAGCTACACCAAAAAGTGCGATAAAGCCAACTCCTGCAGAAATACTAAAAGGCATTCCTCTCGCTGATAATGCCATGACACCACCAATAGCGGAAAGTGGGATAGCAGTGAAAATCAAAAGGCTTTGTTTTATTGAAGAGAATGTAAAATAGAGCAATACAAAAATCAGAAGCAATGCCAATGGAACAGCATAACTCAACCGCTCACGGGCTTCTACTAGGTTTTCGAATTGTCCACCATAAGTAGTGGAATAACCAGGAGCAAAAACGACTGATTTGTCAATTTTCTCCTTCAATTCTGTCACTACGCTTTCAACGTCTCTATTCCGAACATTGAATGCCACTATAATACGTCTTCTCGTATCGTCACGCTGAATTTGATAAGCCCCATCCTTAATCTCTACATTAGCGACTTGGTATAATGGTATTTGATGACCATCCCTACGTGTGATATAAAGGTTTCGCACAGCAGATACATCATTTCGATTCACCTTTGATAATCTGACCACCAAGTCAAACCTCCGTTCATTTTCAAAAACCAAACCAGCCGAAGCACCAGCAAAAGAGGCTTGAACGGTTCGGTTCACTTCACGGATACTGAGATTATATTTGGCCAGTTGATCGCGTTTGTAACTGATTACGATCTGAGGAATTCCGGTGACTTCCTCTACGTATAAATCGACAGCTCCCTCTACATTAGAGGCGATTTGCCCGACCTGCCTTGCATACTCAGAGAGTTCATCGAGGTTCTCTCCATATATTTTCACGGCCACGTCCTGACGTACACCAGTCATCAATTCATTGAATCGCATTTGTATAGGTTGCTGAAAACCAAAAGTGACACCTGGAATCACCTCCAACGCCTTGGCCATTTTGTTCGCTAATTCTTCGCGATTTGAAGCTGACACCCATTCTGATTTGTTTTTTAGAATAATCATCAGGTCAGCGGCTTCTATGGGCATGGGATCTGTGGGGATTTCACCTGCACCTATTTTGGAAACCACCTGCTCGACTTCTGGAAATTGATCCAAAAGGATCTTTTCCGCCTGCGTGGTAGCGCTGATTGTGTTTTCTAATGAGCTCCCAGTAATCACCCTCGTTTCAACGGCAAAATCTCCTTCTTCCAGTGTGGGAACAAACTCACCTCCCATGTTGGCAAAAACCCATAGAGAACATCCAAATAGCCCTAATGCAATGGTCAAAACGAATGGTCTTTTATGCATAACCCACCGAATGGTAGGGTCATACAATCGGTGAAAGAAAGCCATGATCTTGTCAGAAATATTGGGTTTGTTGACTGTGTTTTTACTCAACACCAAAGCCGACATCATGGGGACATAAGTCAAAGAAAGAATGAAAGCTCCCAGAATGGCAAAACTCACAGTTTGAGCCATAGGACTGAACATTTTACCTTCAACTCCTACTAGAGCCAGGATCGGTAAATAAACTATTAGAATGATAATTTCACCAAATGCTGCAGAATTTCGAATCTTGCTAGCCGATTGATAGACTTCGTCATCCATTTCAGTCTGAGTCAGCCGTCTTCCTAATTTTACTAATCCTAAATGATGAAGCGTGGCTTCAACAATGATGACTGCCCCATCCACGATTAGGCCAAAGTCTATGGCTCCGAGGCTCATAAGGTTTCCGGATACCCCAAATAGGTTCATCATCCCAAAAGCAAAAAGAAGAGCCAAAGGAATCATGGAAGCTACAATTAAACCTGCTCTCAGGTTGCCTAATAGGAGTAACAAAATAAAGATGACAATCAATGCTCCTTCGGCCAGATTCTTGGTCACCGTACCGATGGCTGTATCTACCAGTTTAGTTCTGTCCAAGAATGGCTCTATAGTTACACCTTCAGGTAGCGTTTTACGAATTTTGGAAATTCTCCCTTTTACATTATCAATGACTTCAGCTGAATTTTCTCCTTTCAACATCATAACAATGGCACTGACAACTTCACCTTCTCCGTTGCGAGTAGTCGCGCCATATCGAACGGCACTGCCAAGCTGCACTTGAGCCACATCTTTAACTAATACTGGAATACCATCCGTATTAGTTCTAACTAACATATTTCGGATATCATCCATGCTGCTAACTAAACCTTCACTTCGGATGAAGTAGGCATTCTGGTTTTTTTCGATGTATGCTCCTCCGATGTTTTCATTGTTTGCTTCCAATGCCTGAAATATCTCAGCGATGGAAATGTTCATGGACTTGAGCCGATCGGGGTCTATAGCTATTTCATACTGTTTTAGATAGCCACCGAAACTGCTCACATCCGCCACGCCAGGAGTGCCTAACAACTGTCTGCGTACTACCCAATCCTGAATGGTTCGCAGTTCACGCGCATCGTATTGGTCTTCGTAGCCAGGTTTTGTACCTACTACATATTGATAAATCTCACCCAAGCCTGTTGTGATAGGTGCCATGCCCGGTTGACCCACTCCTGGGGGTATTTGCGACTGAACTTCTACCAAACGCTCGCTTACCTGCTGTCTCGCCCAATAGACATCAATATCCTCTTTGAATACTATCGTAACAACGGACAAACCAAACCGTGAGAAAGAGCGAATCTCTTCAAGTTGAGGAATGGTAGCCATACCAATCTCTATAGGGAAGGTAATTAAACGTTCAACTTCTTCGGCCGCCAAAGAAGGTGAACTTGTGATGACCTGTACCTGATTATTTGTTATATCTGGTACTGCATCAATAGGAAGTTTCGTAAGAGAAAAGCTTCCCCAAATGACCAAGACGAACGTAAGCAAGCCTATGATCAGTTTGTTTTTAACTGAAAATAATATGATTTTATCCAGCATAATGATTCTTTTGAATTCCTGATAATTAATAAATGTGGACATTGATTGTCCATAGAAACTTATCGAACAGAATGGGGTATAGCCCAATTTTCTCCATTAATCTGGAGGGATGGCAATACATATACTATTCGAGAATTATCAGCCCTGGGGTGGCTGAAAAGGAGTCTCTAAATAGCGAGAAGAGAACATGAATTGGTAAACTCCTTTAGAAGGCTCCAAAGGTTTTATATCAAGCTCAACAGAAAACATGAGAGAAGAAGAAAACAAGATATTGGCATGCTGACATTGATGATTGCCGTGAAAGGGTAAATCATCATGCTCATTTTCATCATGGTGGTTTTCGCCTTTGCCATGATCAATATAATCTTCCACCAAAAAATCCCAAAAAGAGTCGCCGTCTTGTGCTTTATGCTCAGAATAGTGAGCTATGAGGTTAGGGACTTGTTTGATTTCACAGCACAAATCCAATCCCATCACAAGTGCTGCAATGATAAAAAAAACTGATAGTATTATGGATTTGATACCTTTCATTCAGAATACAAGTCTAAACAAAAATTAATGCAACCTGTTTGCATAGTTTAATATTTCTTTATTGGCAGTTTGCACAAGTACCTTTATAGACCATACTGGCACTGGAGGCTTTGAAGCCTATTGGAATTTGGGTTTGAGGAATTTTAGATTGTGTCAGGCAGTAGGTTTCTCCGCATTGCACACAATGAAAATGAATATGTTGGTCTTGTGGTGCACATTCGCAACCTTCTTCGCAAAGCGCATATTTCACCGAGCCAGTACCATCTTCAATACCGTGTATTAGTTTGTTTTCTTCGAAGGTTTTAAGCGTTCGATATAAGGTTGCTTTATCTGCTTTTTCAAACTTGGATTCCAAGTCTTTTAGGCTGATGGCCGAACCACTTTCTACGAGTTGCCTAAGTACAAGCAGCCTCATGGCAGTGGGTTTGATATTTCTGTTCTCTAATTTTTGTTCGAGCATTATATTAAAAGTACGAAGAATTGCTATTAGAATCGACATTTCCGTAACTAGGCTCCCGCACTAAGACCTCAATAGGGTGGTATCAATATTTTGATGATTTTATCATAAAACTGAAATTGTTAGAAGATTGTTTACTGTTTCTTTTAAGAGGTCTTTTACTTGAGATTTTTAGTGAAAATTTCTAGTAAAGAAGGTATGGATGTTAGAGCACAAGCTATTTGCTCTGTTTCATCGAAATACCGATCTTCACCGTAGGCCTCGGTATCATTAATGGTTAACAATTCATTTTCTTCCATCTTAAGTACCTTTAATCTCATCTCAAATATTTTAACCAGTTGTATAAGCAATGACTTGCTTTCTCGAAATCTAATATGATGTTTTGTTTCTTGATCACTTAAAATCAAAATATAGAATTCTTTCTTACTAACCATATCGGTTGCCTCAAGAATTCCTTCTATGGATATTCCGGTATTCTTCAGTTGTTCGTAAAAACGAAACTTGACTATTTTAACAATTTCTTTATAAGCTTCCTTATTAAATTTCTTTGATTCCATACGGCAACAAGGTTAAATCCTTTTTAGAGATACTCTATTGAGGGTTAAATGCAATGCAGTATGATACATTTTCATCATCCTCGTTTATTGCGGAATTGTATCGATTAATCTTTTGATCACATAACTCTTTTTCCTTCATCATTTGAGCAATTTCAATTTGTCTAGCATAAAATAGCATCGCAACACAATCGCTAAATAAATTTTCTAAATCAAAATCGATTACTTCATCCTCTCCGTATTCTTTAATCAGAAGATCCTCATAGTTAAATGGAAACTGAGCCGAATAATCCTGATTAGATTTTAGGAGTAATACTAATTCGTCTATTGACCTTTGTTTTGCGAACACCTTCCATGTGTCTAATAAAAAGCCTTCAAGAAAAATCTTCATTGAACTTGGCAAAATCTCGCCAAATTCATATTCAAAAGTCTCATAGAGTTTAGAAAAATCGATGTACTTTTTAAGACTTTCCATGGGTTTATGTTATTTAGATCTTGGATCAATTTGTAGCTTTGCTAGCCTTTTAATTTTATCAAAGTACCTATCCCATTCAGAATTTCTAGTGGCAGGATTAGTTCGGTCATTATAAAACCAAATAGTACAAATCTTACCTTCTTCATCAAGATTTTTCTGGCAACCTTCACTCAGCTTTTCTAAAAAACTTTTGGTAAGCCCCTTATATCTCGTATAAACAGGAAGAGTAGTTTTTTCTTTTTCATATTCAACAGAAAGGTCATTAATGCCAACTGGACGGTACTCTCTGTTGAATGCCATCATTTTACCTTCTTGATCAATATGAATGCCATATGGAAGGTTAATTCTAAAAAAATCTGTTAATGCCATATTTAGTTTTATTGGTGATAATAAGAATTGGTGAATCTTTATATCTTGTATTGACGTTAATTATTTTGAAGTTAAAATAATTAAAATAACAATAATAAAATACACATTATGGGAATTAAACCAGGTCCAAAAAGAACCGCCAAATCTACTGGGAAGCCAGATAGACGACAACGAGATAATAAAGATACCCCAGGAAATACGCCATCACTGAAACCTCATAAGCATAAGAAACGAGATTAAAGGTATTGAGTTCGTCGAATTGAACCTAACTGTTCGTAATAGAATGTCCTTCTACTTATAGTTAAGTATCTTACAATAAGAATATATTAGTAATGAATCTGAATTTTTTCGACCCAGAATTCAAACAACTACAGCTTTTTTACAAGAGTTGAGTGGTTCAGCCTAATTCAGAACAAACTAATTTCATTAATTCCATTGGCTCTACATTGAGTTCGTCGGCCAACTTGATAAAAGTAGTTAGTGTTGGTTGCTTATGCCCATTTTCAAGGCGAGATATGTGGGTCGAATGAGACTTTATTGCATGTGCAAGGGCTTCTTGAGAAATGCCCTTTTCCTCCCTCAAAGACTTCAGGACTAATCCAAATTTCCTTATGATCTGCTTGTCATTCATTTCAACAAGCAAATTCAAAATTCTTACAGCCTCACACCATAGCCTAAAGGGCAAGATGTAATATAGTTTTTATATATTGGCGGCCAATTGAAGCTGAACCGTGTTATATATGAAATTAGAACAGTTTATTAGAGAAAGAATTGAGCCAAAGAATGGCAAGTATAAAACAGTCAATGTTGATGAAGATCTACACCTATTCCTTAAAAGGACTGCCAATCATTACAACATAGCCATGTCAGATTTGATATTCAATATTTTGATCAATTGGATGAAATCTTATCAATCTGAAATTAAAAACGATATGCAAGAGCAATTCGGTGAATAACGCGTCTAATTAGTATGCAGAATAAAAATGATTTGAGGCCAGTACTTGTACTCCACAAAGGAAAAAGCCTCAAAGGATTCTTTCATCGTTTTGTTTACAAATTAGCCAACTATCACAGTGAGACACATGTATTAGTCGAACTTGAAGATGGAAAACTCAGATATTTCGACCCTTTTTATGTGCAATTTTCAGATCGAAAGAAGAACCCTGATAAATCAAGTGACAAAAACTTAAAACCGAAAAATAAGAAAGTAGAAACTTCCTAATATGAAATTTCAATATGCATCTGATCTCCATGTCGAATTTGACGAGAACTTTCAATTTCTAATGCAGAATAAGCTCAAACCTGTAGCTCCCTATCTTATCTTGGCTGGAGACATTGACATTATTTCAAACGGGAAGGTCACACGTCCAGATTTTTTTCAGTATCTATCAGACCATTGGCAAGAAGTATATATCATACCTGGCAATCATGAATTTTATGACAAAGGAAATGTAGCCTCTTCATACAATTTGGAATTGACAATTCATCCAAATGTTAGATACCTCAATCATCAAGTAATTACTATCGAAGCTGTAGATCTTATTTTCACAACTCTTTGGTCAAGGATAAATACCTCATTAATCAAAAGTATGATTGCTGATTTCCGTAAATGTAAGTACGGAGAGGGCCAGTTTAAATACAAGCAACATGATGAATTGCATGTGAAGGCTGTTAGGTGGCTTAGTCAAGTGCTATGTCTCGAGAAAGAACGTCCTCGTATAGTGGTATCACATTTTGTTCCTTGCCAATTGGCAAATGGGTATCCTCAACATACAGGTGATTACAAACAGGTCATCATGAATAGATATTTTGTGGCTAATTTGGAGAACCGAATCAGAGACTGGGATATTGACTATTGGATCTACGGCCATAACCATTGGGATAAAGATATTGATGCTCTTGATGTTAAATTCAAGTCAAATCAACTTGGTTATGTCTTTTCCATGGAGCACAAGGAATTTGATTTTGAGAAAGTAATCGAAGTATAAGATTTAATTTATCAATCATTTTTGACGTAACAATCAATACTTATAGGAATACTATTGAATTAATCCATATTTAAAAACTCAATGTTTTATCTCTTTCCCTAGCCAAACAGCATACTTCTTCCACTGTAAATAAAAAACGATCCATTCTGATATCCATGGTATCATTTTGACTAGAGGAATTTTTTGAATCAAAGCTTGATCAACTTTAGGATGATAAAGGCAAAGCGAATGATCCGAATACAAGTGTATATCTCTGTGATACTTAATCGGCGGATCCTTAATAAAAATTCTGTCATACCTATACTTATTGAATGGTGAATACATGAGTATAATGGTATAGTTTTTGCCATTAATATTTAATAAACCAGACCCGTATAGGGTCTTATTTTTTGAGTTCAAATTCAGGCTTAACCAATCAAAATGAGACTCCACTAACATCTTCTGAAGAGTAAGAAAGATATGCCAGTTCTCTTGGTGTTTGTTTCTAATACTTTCCTCCAAAACTGTGATGTGGTTCATTTTTAATCCCATGTGTTTGGTTAATACGACCCTTAGCATCTGTAAAAGCCGCTCCTCCAGCTATTAAACTGCTAGATTTAGTTAGAGCGTCTCCTGTACTTTTTGAAAAGCAAACCATCTGCTCAGTTAATGATTTTTTATATATACCCTCCCCAAATAACTCGATATAGTCATTTTTGCTAAAGTCAAATGTCTCTTTGAGCTTTTGCCATTTTTTTTGAAAATCCGACATGAAGTTGTAAAAACTTTCATAATGCTTATCAGTCCAAGAATCCGTAAAATCTTCATCCAGATTCACGGGGTTATGAACTTTGAATTTGTATCCACTTTTGATAGCATCATCATAGCCATTTCTAATCCTTGAAACGATTTGATCAATTGACTCAAAAATAGAATTCTCCCCATCATAAAATTGAGCTGCCAAGGTGGTAATAACAATACTTGAAACCCTATGATCCCGATTCTTGAAGTAAATATCTCGATATCTTTTCATCAATTGTACAGCTCTTTGAAGAGGTGTCTTTTCGTAAAGTTCCTCTGGAAGAGGTTCGGTTTCAACTTGGGCCTTTATCAATACGTCTGAGTACCTACTGAGTAGAGATTCTTGTGCAGAATTTGCAATATCTAAAAACCATTTAGCAAATCCTTTGGGGTTTCCGGAAGACCAGTTCGTAAGTACCTTCTCTGGAATTTTTATCAACTCCTTTTCAATGGCATCAGGCATACAGGCAGGCAAAATATCCATATGGAAATCTCCCTTATAATTCAAACGAACACATCTTATCTTTTTTTCCATAATTTCACCATATCCACCTTTTTCCAATGCTTTGACTAAGGCATTGTATATCTCTTGTGGTGAATGATTATAAAATGGATCATATATATGGAGTACAGTATCCAGATCAAAATCTTCATCATTGATTGGCTTTACTGTTGTCTCAATCCGCTTGGAACCTTGAGCATAAATTTCTATGACTAATCCATCAAAAAAATCCTCATCCTTTTTTAGAACTTCGGAAACAGCATTGTACGCTGATTCCATTTTTTCGATTCTAGTTTTGTTCAGTTGCAACTCTTGCGCTATCCTGGCCAAAAGTTCTTCACGCTGTAATACGTAATCGTTAAATATGTCTATCATTATTTAAAAGCTTTGATTTATTAAAAGTTTAGAATGCTGCCCTATGCGAGCCTTTTGCTTATTACCCTGCATAAAACGCAACTGCTCTATATCATCGCAGCTAACAATAGCATACCCTTTGGCCAAGTCACTACCCTGTCTAGCTAATTTGACTAATGCTTCCTTTTGTTTTTCATTCGGAATTATTTCAAAAATGTCATAGGTTAAAATCTCATAACAGGTGAAATAATCACTCCATTGCAAACTCTTTGAGAATCTTCGGATATGTCTTGCATCAAAATCACGAAACACTACCCCATCCAAAATGCCCGTATCTATTAGCTCCTCATTAAATTCTCTCCCCACGTCATTTTCCCTTTCATTTCCTTCGGCAAACCAATTTAATACGTCAATTGCATACTTCCCTTTTACAATAAACCGCAGATCTCGGGAGCTCTTTTCGTCAACGTCTAACCCATTTTTTGAATTATCAGGTCTGTATCCCCATTTGTTAAAAAGGCTTTCATCACCAAAGCGTTTATATGCTCCTCCGACAGGCTGCAGCTGATTTGCAATTCTTCGATTAAGAACAAGTAAATACCTATTAGTTCCAGGTATCTGTATTTTATAAAGTCCACTTAGAGAAAAGCGAATATCCTGATTTTTATACTTCCCCCATTTTGTTTGGAAAAACAGACTCAAATGATTTCGGTTTTCCCAAGCAACTGCTGCTCCCTTAGAAATTATGGGCTTCAGTAATGACATTAATGCAATAGAACTCATGGTCATGCTTACCTTAATTTACTTAATCCCCAAATAGCCGCAGAGAACAAAATCAAGGTCCCAGCAGCAGCGACTTGATTACTTTTTATTTCAGTACCCCAAGCTGCATTCACAAAGTGTTCACAGTTAAATTTTGTCAAGTGATAATCTTGACCTATCATAAAATTAGCCCTTCTTACTACTTGACTTCTTTCGTAAGAATTACCTTTAAATCGTACAATTCTATCTAGCTCTCTTCCGTTCAAAAAAGATTCTAAGCTAACCACTCGAACTCCTCTTTCTGGATGGTTATCAATTACATTTCCGTTTCCTATATACAGTCCAAAATGGTCTATAATGCCAAATGCACTTTTATTCCTTATAGGTACATCACCAGCTTTTAATAAGTAATTATCTCTCATATTTTTCACTTTTCTTTTCGCACTCCTTAAAATGGCGTACAATCTTTTTTTCCGTCCATAAAATGACCATTATACGAATCTCTTTTAGTCCACTGTCCTGTTTTTGGATTCAAGGTTTGAGACCTCCCTTTCACTTGCCCCTTTCTTGCATTATCACCGTAAGGTTTATTTATTGCCATTTTTTTATACGTTTTATTATATTACAAGTTCACCTTCACCCAACAACCTAATTGGAGCAAAAGCAATCAAGAATAATACAAATAAGAGTTACTAACGCTTTGACGTATGGAAGTTAGAAGAGGACGTAACTTTGAAAAAAAGCTCACTTCAGAAGTAATAAAGTGTTTCCAAGAATCTCAATGTGAGAAAAAAAAGGACTCCTTTTTTGAACTCGTTTATCGATTCAGAGAAGAATTACTCAAGTATTGTGAAATGAGATGCAGAAGATTTAATCAACCTTTGGAAGTGGCAGAACAAATAGCTGAAGCTACCTTTGAAAAATACGCAATTTCTGCAAAGTTCGATTTTGAAAAATCAAAATGC
The sequence above is drawn from the Reichenbachiella sp. genome and encodes:
- a CDS encoding CusA/CzcA family heavy metal efflux RND transporter — its product is MLDKIILFSVKNKLIIGLLTFVLVIWGSFSLTKLPIDAVPDITNNQVQVITSSPSLAAEEVERLITFPIEIGMATIPQLEEIRSFSRFGLSVVTIVFKEDIDVYWARQQVSERLVEVQSQIPPGVGQPGMAPITTGLGEIYQYVVGTKPGYEDQYDARELRTIQDWVVRRQLLGTPGVADVSSFGGYLKQYEIAIDPDRLKSMNISIAEIFQALEANNENIGGAYIEKNQNAYFIRSEGLVSSMDDIRNMLVRTNTDGIPVLVKDVAQVQLGSAVRYGATTRNGEGEVVSAIVMMLKGENSAEVIDNVKGRISKIRKTLPEGVTIEPFLDRTKLVDTAIGTVTKNLAEGALIVIFILLLLLGNLRAGLIVASMIPLALLFAFGMMNLFGVSGNLMSLGAIDFGLIVDGAVIIVEATLHHLGLVKLGRRLTQTEMDDEVYQSASKIRNSAAFGEIIILIVYLPILALVGVEGKMFSPMAQTVSFAILGAFILSLTYVPMMSALVLSKNTVNKPNISDKIMAFFHRLYDPTIRWVMHKRPFVLTIALGLFGCSLWVFANMGGEFVPTLEEGDFAVETRVITGSSLENTISATTQAEKILLDQFPEVEQVVSKIGAGEIPTDPMPIEAADLMIILKNKSEWVSASNREELANKMAKALEVIPGVTFGFQQPIQMRFNELMTGVRQDVAVKIYGENLDELSEYARQVGQIASNVEGAVDLYVEEVTGIPQIVISYKRDQLAKYNLSIREVNRTVQASFAGASAGLVFENERRFDLVVRLSKVNRNDVSAVRNLYITRRDGHQIPLYQVANVEIKDGAYQIQRDDTRRRIIVAFNVRNRDVESVVTELKEKIDKSVVFAPGYSTTYGGQFENLVEARERLSYAVPLALLLIFVLLYFTFSSIKQSLLIFTAIPLSAIGGVMALSARGMPFSISAGVGFIALFGVAVLNGIVLIGEFNHLKKDGVTDIIDRIYKGVSVRLRPVIMTAAVASLGFLPMALSQSGGAEVQRPLATVVIGGLISATFLTLIVLPILYYYLERGVKLKSKVFTPLLVMGLLLCQAVQVSAQEVTTTYTSLDEAIQTAIANNPRLKAASLQTEQEITQKGSSWNLPNTNFSLTHGQYNSVFDDDNQFNISQNFAFPTVYSNQNKLAKAKIEASEWMRTATQNEMVRQVKSVWYTLLLEKSKRDLLLDQDSIYESFVRAATLRYETGESNLLEKATAESQVAEIKMLLEQNRSDIEIFQTHLGILLNTEELVDIAAQELKTRELKILLENSDLSANPTLAWFQQQIEVAKREKSLEQSRFMPDFSIGYFNQSLNGPNQDINGNPINYTSSDRFTGVQVGIAIPIFGAKSHISSIKKSELKMQESEARYEAASNELKGEMTSLVQQFNKFQNSLEFYQTNALPQAELILTQAQKGFESGAIGYVEYTQGLSRSLDVRFKYLDLLDQYNQTIIQIEFISGVH
- a CDS encoding Fur family transcriptional regulator — its product is MLEQKLENRNIKPTAMRLLVLRQLVESGSAISLKDLESKFEKADKATLYRTLKTFEENKLIHGIEDGTGSVKYALCEEGCECAPQDQHIHFHCVQCGETYCLTQSKIPQTQIPIGFKASSASMVYKGTCANCQ
- a CDS encoding helix-turn-helix domain-containing protein; protein product: MNDKQIIRKFGLVLKSLREEKGISQEALAHAIKSHSTHISRLENGHKQPTLTTFIKLADELNVEPMELMKLVCSELG
- a CDS encoding metallophosphoesterase, with protein sequence MKFQYASDLHVEFDENFQFLMQNKLKPVAPYLILAGDIDIISNGKVTRPDFFQYLSDHWQEVYIIPGNHEFYDKGNVASSYNLELTIHPNVRYLNHQVITIEAVDLIFTTLWSRINTSLIKSMIADFRKCKYGEGQFKYKQHDELHVKAVRWLSQVLCLEKERPRIVVSHFVPCQLANGYPQHTGDYKQVIMNRYFVANLENRIRDWDIDYWIYGHNHWDKDIDALDVKFKSNQLGYVFSMEHKEFDFEKVIEV
- a CDS encoding nucleotidyltransferase, yielding MIDIFNDYVLQREELLARIAQELQLNKTRIEKMESAYNAVSEVLKKDEDFFDGLVIEIYAQGSKRIETTVKPINDEDFDLDTVLHIYDPFYNHSPQEIYNALVKALEKGGYGEIMEKKIRCVRLNYKGDFHMDILPACMPDAIEKELIKIPEKVLTNWSSGNPKGFAKWFLDIANSAQESLLSRYSDVLIKAQVETEPLPEELYEKTPLQRAVQLMKRYRDIYFKNRDHRVSSIVITTLAAQFYDGENSIFESIDQIVSRIRNGYDDAIKSGYKFKVHNPVNLDEDFTDSWTDKHYESFYNFMSDFQKKWQKLKETFDFSKNDYIELFGEGIYKKSLTEQMVCFSKSTGDALTKSSSLIAGGAAFTDAKGRINQTHGIKNEPHHSFGGKY
- a CDS encoding lecithin retinol acyltransferase family protein yields the protein MRDNYLLKAGDVPIRNKSAFGIIDHFGLYIGNGNVIDNHPERGVRVVSLESFLNGRELDRIVRFKGNSYERSQVVRRANFMIGQDYHLTKFNCEHFVNAAWGTEIKSNQVAAAGTLILFSAAIWGLSKLR